A window of the Balneola sp. genome harbors these coding sequences:
- a CDS encoding DNA-binding response regulator: protein MNVLICEDEAPARKQISKNIKEVYPDVHIVAAVETGEEALSVIQNVDLDLIFMDVELADGPCFETLDKVEIHTPVIFTTAYDEYALKAFKLNSIDYLVKPISRQDIESGFEKYKKMKQSFEEVPSFKFKREIFQEKNYKERFLVKLGRKLFPLNTNEIAYFMASDKLVWLVTNEKKRYIVNFTLSELEEILDPEIFFRLNRQFITNVNAVKDLEPYFKGQVTVNLLPPVEEEIIISRNKTPELKDWLGV from the coding sequence ATGAATGTGCTAATTTGTGAAGACGAAGCACCAGCAAGGAAGCAGATTTCAAAAAATATCAAAGAAGTGTATCCTGATGTTCATATCGTTGCAGCGGTAGAGACCGGGGAAGAGGCATTATCCGTAATTCAGAATGTAGATTTAGATCTGATCTTTATGGATGTCGAGCTCGCTGACGGACCTTGTTTTGAAACCCTCGATAAAGTTGAAATCCACACCCCTGTTATATTCACCACGGCTTATGATGAATATGCACTTAAAGCCTTTAAGCTGAACAGCATCGACTATTTGGTAAAGCCTATTTCCCGGCAGGATATTGAGAGTGGCTTCGAGAAATACAAGAAAATGAAGCAGAGCTTTGAAGAGGTGCCTTCTTTTAAGTTTAAGAGAGAGATTTTTCAGGAAAAAAATTATAAAGAACGCTTTTTGGTGAAATTGGGAAGGAAGTTATTCCCTTTAAACACCAACGAGATAGCCTATTTTATGGCAAGTGATAAGCTGGTATGGCTCGTGACTAACGAAAAGAAGCGATACATCGTGAACTTCACGCTTTCGGAATTGGAAGAAATACTTGATCCTGAAATCTTCTTTCGGCTAAACAGGCAGTTTATTACCAATGTAAATGCTGTCAAAGATCTGGAACCTTACTTTAAAGGGCAGGTCACCGTAAACCTTTTGCCGCCGGTTGAGGAAGAGATTATAATCAGCAGAAATAAAACCCCCGAACTCAAAGATTGGCTCGGGGTTTAG
- the rocD gene encoding ornithine--oxo-acid transaminase — protein sequence MTESKQAIELENKFGAHNYHPLPVVLSKGKGVYVWDPEGNKYYDFLSAYSAVNQGHSHPEIIKALTDQANTLSLTSRAFYNNVLGEYEKYVTEYFGFEKILPMNTGAEGVETAIKICRKWAYEKKGIPEQEAQIIVLENNFHGRTTTVISFSNDPDARKNFGPYTPGFIKIPYNDIDALQEALQNPNVAGLLAEPIQGEAGVVVPDEGYISKAAALCNEQNVLFMADEIQTGIARTGSLLAVCGDCSCQNHCERQETYTKPDILILGKALSGGAYPVSAVLADDHIMEVIKPGQHGSTYGGNPLACKVAMAALEVVKKENLAQNARTLGKLFRSEMQKLVDEFSLFVKVRGKGLLNAVIINDSPESDTAWKFCVALKENGLLAKPTHGNIIRFAPPLVMTEDQLMECVGIIRKTIEEF from the coding sequence ATGACTGAAAGTAAGCAAGCGATTGAGCTGGAAAACAAATTTGGCGCCCATAATTATCATCCTCTACCGGTAGTCCTTTCTAAAGGGAAAGGTGTTTATGTGTGGGATCCGGAGGGTAACAAGTATTACGACTTCCTTTCGGCCTATTCTGCCGTAAATCAAGGGCACAGTCATCCTGAGATTATTAAAGCGCTTACGGACCAAGCCAATACATTAAGCCTCACTTCCAGAGCATTTTACAATAATGTACTGGGCGAATATGAAAAATATGTAACCGAGTATTTCGGGTTTGAGAAAATTCTCCCCATGAATACCGGGGCCGAAGGGGTTGAGACCGCTATTAAGATTTGCCGTAAATGGGCTTATGAAAAGAAAGGCATCCCAGAGCAAGAAGCACAAATCATTGTCTTGGAAAATAATTTCCATGGCCGTACTACCACCGTTATTTCTTTTTCGAATGATCCTGACGCTCGCAAGAATTTCGGGCCATACACTCCCGGATTTATCAAAATACCATATAATGATATTGATGCACTTCAAGAAGCACTTCAAAACCCAAATGTAGCCGGGCTTTTAGCTGAACCTATTCAAGGCGAGGCCGGTGTTGTAGTTCCCGATGAAGGATATATTTCTAAAGCAGCCGCCCTTTGTAATGAGCAAAACGTACTTTTTATGGCAGATGAAATCCAAACGGGTATCGCCAGAACGGGAAGCTTGCTGGCTGTTTGTGGAGATTGTTCTTGCCAAAACCATTGTGAGCGACAGGAAACCTACACCAAGCCCGATATTCTTATTTTAGGCAAAGCTCTTTCCGGCGGAGCTTATCCGGTTTCAGCTGTTTTAGCTGATGATCATATTATGGAAGTCATTAAACCCGGTCAGCATGGCTCCACCTATGGAGGCAATCCGTTAGCATGTAAGGTTGCGATGGCGGCGTTGGAAGTAGTTAAAAAAGAAAACCTGGCACAAAATGCGCGCACTCTTGGGAAGCTTTTCAGAAGTGAGATGCAGAAACTGGTTGATGAGTTTTCTCTATTCGTGAAAGTGCGAGGAAAAGGGTTACTCAACGCTGTTATTATTAATGACAGCCCCGAAAGTGATACCGCATGGAAATTCTGTGTAGCTTTAAAGGAGAATGGATTACTCGCAAAACCTACTCATGGTAACATCATTCGCTTTGCCCCTCCCCTTGTAATGACTGAAGACCAGCTCATGGAGTGCGTGGGAATAATCCGAAAAACGATTGAAGAATTTTAG
- a CDS encoding GWxTD domain-containing protein, whose product MNNTFTHILTLTFAVLLTGACSNNYYENIDRGSGFQFEPGKPELRLAASGFINEQNTPQILVTGDVVYASLIYKKRDEDISAVINIEVLVERNSESGKKTVVSNQQFTETLIRNDRGAVFDQNVFRFERQFDVEPQEYKVTVSITDLASGANTTRETTVEIPEVEDNTAEITQIRTLAKSSTEEGSQFSQVTTYDIPSQLDSLQFVFQVLKPTSRPMEVESRLIKFNSDSTAAWPMSYQNYPNSSIQYQGIEYDDFEVIQSSLRNLQVRGNILIENNFKGLQEGNYRLEVIAKSDRNEEIIRARDFGIKSAFYPSLKKPKDLAAPLQYLMNDKEFEELTSISDPDSLKSAIDRFWLSNIGNSSTAKSVISMFYERVEEANKQFSNFEEGWKTDPGMVYILFGPPWDFVRYNDRMVWSYSYNLDDPEKNFVFRQPKMKNKFYPFYNFILDRSIYLNSLEYKQKERWLSGSILTRQN is encoded by the coding sequence ATGAACAACACTTTTACACACATACTGACTCTTACTTTTGCTGTGCTTCTGACGGGTGCCTGTTCAAATAATTATTATGAAAATATTGACAGGGGTTCCGGGTTTCAGTTTGAGCCAGGAAAACCAGAGCTACGATTAGCTGCCTCGGGCTTTATCAATGAACAGAACACTCCACAGATACTCGTTACCGGCGATGTGGTGTATGCTAGCCTCATCTATAAAAAAAGGGATGAAGATATATCCGCAGTTATTAATATTGAGGTTTTGGTTGAAAGAAATTCGGAGTCCGGGAAAAAGACTGTTGTTTCCAATCAACAATTCACCGAAACACTGATTAGAAATGACCGGGGAGCTGTGTTCGATCAAAATGTTTTTAGATTTGAGAGGCAGTTTGATGTTGAGCCTCAGGAATACAAGGTCACGGTTTCAATCACTGATTTGGCATCAGGCGCCAATACAACCAGAGAAACTACAGTCGAAATTCCTGAAGTCGAGGATAACACAGCTGAAATCACCCAGATTAGAACATTAGCAAAAAGCTCTACGGAGGAAGGCAGTCAATTTAGTCAGGTAACGACCTATGACATTCCTTCTCAACTTGATTCGTTACAATTTGTATTTCAAGTATTGAAACCAACTTCAAGGCCCATGGAAGTTGAATCCCGTCTCATCAAATTTAATTCTGATTCAACAGCAGCATGGCCAATGAGTTATCAAAACTATCCCAACTCTAGTATCCAATATCAGGGAATTGAGTACGATGATTTTGAGGTGATTCAATCGTCTTTAAGAAATCTGCAGGTGAGGGGAAATATACTTATTGAAAACAACTTTAAGGGTTTACAGGAAGGTAATTACAGACTTGAAGTAATAGCGAAATCTGATAGAAATGAGGAGATTATCAGAGCCAGAGATTTTGGAATTAAAAGTGCGTTCTATCCTTCTCTAAAAAAGCCTAAAGATTTAGCAGCTCCACTACAATATCTAATGAATGATAAAGAATTCGAGGAACTAACTTCGATTAGTGACCCAGACTCTTTGAAGAGTGCTATTGATCGATTCTGGTTATCAAACATCGGGAATTCAAGTACGGCGAAGAGTGTAATTTCTATGTTTTATGAAAGAGTTGAAGAAGCTAATAAACAATTCTCCAATTTTGAGGAAGGTTGGAAAACGGATCCCGGTATGGTATATATTCTTTTTGGACCACCCTGGGATTTCGTAAGATATAATGATAGGATGGTTTGGTCGTATTCTTATAACTTAGATGATCCTGAAAAAAACTTTGTTTTCAGGCAGCCAAAAATGAAAAACAAATTCTATCCTTTTTACAATTTTATTCTAGACCGATCGATCTATTTAAATTCTCTTGAATACAAACAGAAAGAAAGATGGTTATCTGGAAGCATTTTAACCAGACAAAATTGA
- a CDS encoding GWxTD domain-containing protein has product MDEVDRGAGYNYQPGFPELRLATTGQINESNIPTIIVSGNIVYGSLVYSRNEDVLEATLLIEIIIRNTSDEDNTVKRREFERKVLEDDEAIINSQNVLRFEEVFEVPPGNYEIRTVVTDQVSGKSTTQTSETEIPNPEENVSHITEIRILGKNTDQEQSQFNQATTYDVPSSLDSLKFVFQVTNNNPDEPIELESRLLKFRSDTSIARPMHFNDYSPSSIAYLGIDYSKFEVIQSSTRSLNQPGSVVIEFVFTDLERGNYRLEVTSNMEEDDELYRARDFSIKSPNYPSLKTAEELARPLAYLMDEKEYDKLMDIKDPKKMKAAIDRFWLTNVQNSNIAKNVISLYYQRVEEANKQFSNFKEGWKTDLGMIYILFGPPWYSDRFSDQLYWSYSYNQEDPEKNFAFTEPKMKSKFYPFNHYLLRRNSFYYNIQYQQKQRWRTGSILTYNL; this is encoded by the coding sequence ATTGATGAAGTAGATCGGGGAGCAGGCTATAACTATCAGCCGGGCTTCCCTGAGTTGAGGCTTGCAACCACCGGTCAGATTAACGAGTCAAATATTCCTACTATCATTGTTTCGGGTAATATCGTTTATGGCAGCCTGGTTTATTCTCGAAATGAAGATGTTTTAGAAGCTACTCTGTTAATAGAAATCATCATTAGAAATACATCTGATGAGGACAATACAGTTAAACGAAGAGAATTTGAAAGGAAGGTACTCGAGGATGATGAGGCAATAATCAATAGCCAGAACGTGCTTCGTTTTGAAGAAGTGTTTGAAGTCCCGCCTGGCAACTATGAAATCAGAACCGTAGTAACCGATCAGGTTTCCGGTAAAAGCACTACTCAAACATCAGAAACTGAGATACCGAATCCTGAAGAAAATGTTTCTCATATCACTGAGATCAGAATACTCGGAAAAAATACAGATCAAGAACAGTCGCAATTTAATCAGGCAACAACTTATGATGTCCCCTCCAGCCTGGATTCTCTTAAGTTTGTGTTTCAGGTTACCAATAATAATCCGGATGAGCCTATAGAGTTGGAATCGAGGTTATTAAAATTTAGGTCTGACACATCCATTGCACGTCCCATGCATTTCAACGACTATTCTCCTTCAAGCATTGCCTACCTTGGTATAGACTATAGCAAATTTGAAGTTATTCAGAGCTCCACAAGAAGTCTAAATCAACCGGGAAGTGTTGTTATAGAGTTTGTTTTTACAGATTTGGAAAGAGGCAATTACCGACTTGAAGTCACTTCAAATATGGAGGAAGATGATGAGCTGTATCGGGCAAGGGACTTTAGTATCAAAAGCCCAAACTACCCTTCACTTAAAACAGCTGAAGAATTAGCCCGTCCACTTGCTTACTTAATGGATGAAAAAGAATACGACAAGCTGATGGACATTAAGGACCCTAAAAAAATGAAGGCGGCCATAGATCGGTTTTGGCTTACCAATGTTCAAAACTCAAATATTGCTAAGAACGTTATTTCACTTTACTATCAGCGTGTGGAGGAGGCAAACAAACAGTTTTCTAACTTCAAGGAAGGCTGGAAAACCGACCTCGGAATGATTTATATACTTTTCGGACCGCCTTGGTACAGTGATCGCTTTTCTGATCAATTGTATTGGTCGTATTCTTATAATCAAGAAGATCCTGAAAAAAACTTCGCGTTTACAGAACCAAAAATGAAGTCAAAGTTTTACCCCTTTAATCATTATTTACTTCGTAGAAATTCTTTTTACTATAATATTCAATATCAGCAAAAGCAGCGCTGGCGTACAGGAAGCATTCTTACATATAATTTATAG
- the pyk gene encoding pyruvate kinase, translating into MISARRRTKIVCTIGPSCNTQEKLEELLLHGMNVARVNFSHGSHEDHAEVIKHIRTVAHKYKYSVPVLMDLQGPKIRVGKMKDGGQMLETGSTIKITGDDVLGTSELIPIDYKNLLHEAEVGNTILLDDGLLEFKVTAKYPDSLDAKVVVGGMMKSRKGVNLPNVRISIPSMTKKDLKDLEFGIEQDVDLIALSFVRTAKDVRDLISRVRAAGSQAAIIAKIEKPEALEVIDEIIEEADGIMVARGDLGIEIPTEQVPVVQKMIIEKCRLAGKPVITATQMLDSMINNPRPTRAESSDVANAVLDGTDAVMLSGETAAGKYPMEAVNVMDRICRSIEEKRPQLYNSLGYRKPEWKEKQVIESLAYSCVTIADNVEAKAISTITHSGNTARRIAKFRPKVPIVAFTESQKVRRQLNLVWGVYSVRLDELFDTDKSVKMMEDYLLDNGMVKSGDRVIVATGMPMAKRGRTNMIKVSTID; encoded by the coding sequence ATGATATCTGCAAGGCGCCGAACGAAAATAGTATGCACTATAGGCCCAAGTTGTAATACTCAGGAAAAGCTTGAAGAGCTATTACTTCACGGAATGAATGTTGCCAGGGTTAACTTTTCTCACGGTTCGCATGAAGACCACGCGGAGGTTATCAAACATATCCGTACAGTCGCACATAAATATAAGTATAGCGTACCTGTTTTGATGGATTTGCAAGGTCCAAAAATTCGAGTTGGTAAGATGAAGGATGGCGGGCAGATGTTGGAAACGGGCTCAACCATCAAGATTACAGGTGATGATGTATTAGGAACCAGCGAATTGATTCCTATTGATTATAAAAACCTTTTGCATGAAGCAGAGGTTGGTAATACCATTCTTTTAGATGATGGGTTACTGGAGTTTAAAGTAACAGCCAAATATCCGGATTCGCTTGATGCGAAAGTAGTTGTTGGTGGAATGATGAAATCCAGAAAGGGTGTGAATTTGCCCAATGTGCGAATTTCAATTCCTTCCATGACAAAGAAAGATTTGAAGGATCTTGAGTTTGGTATTGAACAAGATGTTGACTTAATCGCTTTATCTTTTGTTCGTACCGCAAAAGATGTTCGGGATCTTATTTCAAGAGTAAGGGCGGCCGGGAGTCAGGCTGCAATTATTGCAAAAATTGAAAAGCCAGAAGCGCTGGAAGTAATTGATGAGATTATTGAAGAGGCTGATGGCATCATGGTAGCCAGAGGTGACTTAGGAATCGAAATTCCGACTGAACAAGTTCCTGTAGTCCAAAAAATGATTATTGAGAAATGCCGACTTGCTGGAAAGCCAGTAATTACGGCAACGCAGATGCTAGATTCCATGATTAACAATCCTCGCCCAACACGTGCAGAAAGTTCTGATGTTGCTAATGCCGTACTTGATGGTACAGATGCTGTCATGCTTTCGGGTGAAACTGCAGCAGGTAAATACCCAATGGAAGCTGTTAATGTAATGGATAGAATATGCCGCTCCATCGAGGAAAAACGTCCTCAGCTTTATAACAGTCTCGGATACCGTAAACCTGAGTGGAAGGAAAAACAAGTGATAGAATCTTTAGCTTACTCTTGCGTTACCATCGCGGATAATGTAGAAGCTAAAGCGATTAGTACCATCACACATTCCGGAAATACAGCCCGCAGAATTGCAAAATTTAGACCTAAAGTTCCTATTGTAGCATTTACGGAAAGCCAGAAAGTACGCCGACAGCTAAACTTGGTTTGGGGTGTATATTCTGTAAGGCTTGACGAACTCTTTGACACAGATAAGAGTGTTAAAATGATGGAAGATTATCTGCTGGACAATGGAATGGTAAAGTCTGGAGATCGTGTAATTGTAGCAACGGGAATGCCAATGGCTAAACGCGGACGTACAAACATGATTAAAGTTAGTACGATTGATTAA